DNA from Salvelinus namaycush isolate Seneca unplaced genomic scaffold, SaNama_1.0 Scaffold2341, whole genome shotgun sequence:
ctgagagagataacgagagagttgATCAGAGACAACATGCtaaagtgttttggaaagaaaagaaagcagggatacaggtctatagtttttGACATCAAATTAGtcaagtgttggtttcttgaggagcgGAGCGACTcaggccattttgaagtcagaggggacgcagccagtggtcagggatgagttgatgagggaagtgaggaatgggagaagctctggagaagggaggaggggatggagtcGAGCGAGCAGGTTGACGGGCGGGCAGACCTTACTAGTcacaggatttcatctggagagatagaggggagaaagagatcaaggcgtagggtagttctgtgtgagtgagaccagtggactcaatagtctaagtgaatgaggagcggactgtcatcaaccttcttttcaaagtggttgacaaagttgtccgcagagagggagggagtggaggattaaggagggaggaaAAGGTAGAAaatagtttcctagggttagaggcagacgTTTGAAATGTGGAGTGATAGAAAGTGGAATTAGCAgtggagtcagaggaagagaaggtagagagaaatcagtgaaaggatgataggtcctccggaagtttTGTTTTCCTCCATTTTCGCTCAGCTGCCCGCAGTCCTTTttctgtaagctcgcaatgagtcactcagccacgaagcaagaggggaggggagggccgAGCCGGCCCGGGAGGAAATGGGGTAGTGTGAGTCAAAGGATGCGGAAAGGAAggagagtagggtcgaagaggctgaatcaggagacaggagggagaagggtgACGTCAAAAGGCAAGGAGGGGAACGAGAGAGTTGCAAATAAATGAATCGAAGGGAGAGGTCGGGAGGTCGGGAGGTCGGTGGGTAGAAGTTGCCCAGTAAAAGAGTGGTGAGCCATCATCAGGAAATAAGTTTATGAAAGTGTTAAGCTCATTGAGGAAGTCTCCAAGGGCACTTGGTGGGCGATAGATAACAACaaagcttgagtggacaagtgacagtgaccgcatggaattcaaatgaggagatggacaggtgagagagtagatggacaggtgagagagtagatggacaggtgagagggaGAAAAGACCAAATCTCCAGTTAGGAGAAATGAGTAGCCCTGTGCCACCACCGCGACGACCAGATGCTCTTGGACTATGAGAGAAAAcgtagtcagatgaagagagagcagctCTGAAGGGCATCATAGGCTTAGATTAACTCAGCGTTCTTGACTGCAGATCAGCAGTTCCAAATGCTGcccaaaaaatataaaaaatcccCTGGTCCTGATGAACTAGACCCCCACCTCCTACACCTACATCATTGCTCCCcccttaaaaatatatttttaacctCACGCTTGATGTTAAGGAAATCCCCAAGTTATGGAAATCTGCTTTTGTACTCCCTCTTCTGAAAGGTGTAGATccttcgctacttgacaactatcgacccatatcaaaattgtctgtactgtcaaaggtactggagtccttagttagtaggcaGCTAAAGGTCCACTTCCAAGAAAACAACATTTTAAATGGAATGCAATCAGGTtttaggtctggccacagcactgtttcagcaacattgaaggttttaaatgacatccactgtgctcttgataagaagttacattgtgtgtctgtttttaatgatttgtcgaaggcttttgacaccgtggaccatgctgtgttagtgcaaaggttaaaatgttgtggaattactggtcatgctctagactggtttataaattacctatcaaatcgtacacaatgtgtaatggcggatggttgtaaatctgtgtccatagaggtgtgctcaggtgttccgcaaggttctattttgggcccactgttgttcattttgtatatcaacaacattggggatcttattgaaacagcggatgttcatttttatgcagatgatactgttctttattcaagtggtagtagtttatctttagcttttgaaaatgctcaaagagcatttaacatcatacaacagaatctgtatgatttaaagctgattctaaatttgggtaaaacaaaatgcatggtattttcaaatgccaggcatgttacaaatcatgtcattgctacattggctggacatactatagagcaagttaaagtgtacaaatatttgggtgtgtgggttgatgataaactgagcttcactgtgcatgtagagaacttgataaggaagctcaagctgaaaataggattttattaccggcataaggcttgtttttcttttgaggccaggaaggagctggtacgatgtacattactgtcggttttagattttagtgatgttatatatatgcaggcctcagccactaccctgagagcacttgattcagtgtatcatgcagccctcaggttcattacaaatcagaaacgtctaacacatcattgtgatctctacagcgctgttggctggtcgtcatggACCTTGAGTAGTCTTAAACACTGGTagacactgatttataaggccatattgggtaaaatgccattttatctctgttcttttttagtcaggtcagtaaataaatataaattacagtcccattctgatttgcttctaacagtacaAAAAATTAGAACAGGACATGGTTGAAATAGTTCTAGTTACTTAGCTCCGTGGTTCTGGAATTCTGtcatgaacattttaaaatgtgatgatctagtttcgttggtggagtttaaacacttgatcgatgtatatatcatagaagagtgtaattgtttttaggccagctgtttttagtcaagacgtttgtgtttttaatgtacACTGTTTTTGTtgtgctgtatgtgtgtttatagttttgtttaatgttgtgtatgtaaattgttttgtctgaaatgttgttccccctgctgctattggaccaggtctctcttggaaaagagatgttatctcaatgagaaaaaacctgtataaataaaggtaaaattaaaaaattaaaaaaagagaCCTGGAGGGTAAATGAAAAGGGTTGCAGTCAAGGAGTGGGGAGCTCACAAGAGTGAGCTACTCACAAAGCTCCAGTCTCTCGTCATTGTGTGTTTCTAAACAAACACCACGTGACTGGGAACTactggtaagcttcataatgaaaaatTATGTGAAATGAAATGGAATGAAGAACGCAATCTTCTTTCTCTCTgaacgtattgcacaagttgactgcaggtatttacctaaaaagtagctacaaatatttatatatatatctttttttaataaaatattttacTTCTTCATAGTTTcaacggtattgaaaaaccatcctgtggctatttccaaataccccggtatacggtatataTGGCATACTGCCCAagccgtgtgtgtgttttcttagCAAAGATAACAGGTGGTGGTCTAGGCCTCTTCTACTCCTAACCTATGGTAATATTGGTATGTGTCCTAACCTATGGTAATATTGGTATGTGTCCTAACCTATGGTAATATTGGTATGTGTCCTAACCTATGGTAATATTGGTATGTGTCCTAACCTATGGTAATATTGGTATGTTTCTATAGTATGTTTCCTAACCTATGGTAATATTGGTATGTGTCCTAACCTATGGTAATATTGGTATGTTTCTATAGTATGTTTCCTAACCTATGGTAATATTGGTATGTTTCCTAACCTATGGTAATATTGGTATGTTTCTATAGTATGTGTCCTAACCTATGGTAATATTGGTATGTGTCCTAACCTATGGTAATATTGGTATGTGTCCTAACCTATGGTAATATTGGTATGTGTCCTAACCTATGGTAATATTGGTATGTTTCCTAACCTATGGTAATATTAGTATGTTTCTATAGTATGTTTCTTAACCTATGGTAATATTGGTATGTGTCCTAACCTATGGTAATATTGGTATGTGTCCTAACCTATGGTAATATTAGTATGTTTCTATAGTTTGTTTCCTAACCTATGGTAATATTGGTATGTTTCTATAGTATGTTTCTTAACCTATGGTAATATTGGTATGTTTCTATAGTTTGTTTCCTAACCTATGGTAATATTGGTATGTTTCTATAGTATGTTTCTTAACCTATGGTAATATTGGTATGTTTCTATAGTATGTTTCTTAACCTATGGTAATATTAGTATGTTTCTATAGTATGTTTCTTAACCTATGGTAATATTGGTATGTTTCTATAGTATGTTTCTTAACCTATGGTAATATTGGTATGTGTCCTAACCTATGGTAATATTGGTATGTTTCTATAGTATGTTTCTTAACCTATGGTAATATTAGTATGTTTCTATAGTATGTTTCCTAACCTATGGTAATATTGGTATGTTTCTATAGTATGTTTCTTAACCTATGGTAATATTGGTATGTTTCTATAGTATGTGTCCTAACCTATGGTAATATTGGTATGTGTCCTAACCTATGGTAATATTGGTATGTGTCCTAACCTATGGTAATATTGGTATGTGTCCTAACCTATGGTAATATTAGTATGTTTCTATAGTATGTGTCCTAACCTATGGTAATATTGGTATGTTTCTATAGTTTGTTTCCTAACCTATGGTAATATTAGTATGTTTCTATAGTATGTTTCTTAACCTATGGTAATATTGGTATGTTTCTATAGTTTGTTTCCTAACCTATGGTAATATTAGTATGTTTCTATAGTATGTTTCTTAACCTATGGTAATATTAGTATGTTTCTATAGTTTGTTTCCTAACCTATGGTAATATTAGTATGTTTCTATAGTATGTTTCTTAACCTATGGTAATATTAGTATGTTTCTATAGTATGTGTCCTAACCTATGGTAATATTGGTATGTGTCCTAACCTATGGTAATATTGGTATGTGTCCTAACCTATGGTAATATTGGTATGTGTCCTAACCTATGGTAATATTGGTATGTGTCCTAACCTATGGTAATATTGGTATGTGTCCTAACCTATGGTAATATTAGTATGTTTCTATAGTATGTTTCTTAACCTATGGTAATATTAGTATGTTTCTATAGTATGTTTCTATAGATTGTTTCCTAACCTATGGTAATATTGGTATGTTTCTATAGTATGTTTCTTAACCTATGGTAATATTAGTATGTTTCTATAGTATGTGTCCTAACCTATGGTAATATTAGTATGTTTCTATAGTATGTTTCCTAACCTATGGTAATATTGGTATGTTTCTATAGTTTGTTTCCTAACCTATGGTAATATTGGTATGTGTCCTAACCTATGGTAATATTAGTATGTTTCTATAGTATGTGTCCTAACCTATGGTAATATTGGTATGTGTCCTAACCTATGGTAATATTAGTATGTTTCTATAGTTTGTTTCCTAACCGGTGGTGATGTTGGTATGTTATCAGGCCCAGACAGGAGGCTCCACCCACTCCTCCCCCAGCCACGGGGCAGGCTGCTCCATGCCCATGCCAATCCGCTCCACCTCAGCTGGGTCcacccccacccacacaccccaGGACTGCCTGGCCGGGGTGGGGGGCGACGTGCTGGAGGCCTTCACTCAGGGTGAGTCCTGGACCTCCGCCCAGTGGGAAAAACGGtgcaaaactggttgaaatgacatcAGTTTCTGGTTGAAAAGGCATCATGATGTCATTTCAACTCGCTTTTTCTGCTGGGCGATGTCCTCCTTTAGATACAGTACATATCTGTTGTTAGTTATCCATTTTCTGACCTTGTTTGAGCCAAGGACAACACAACATTTTGATCTGTGATTGAGCTGTGACAAATTCGATTAAAGTGCATTCCAAATGCAAAAATAGTAGCCACTAAAtgccatgtacagttgaagtcggaagtttacatacaccttagccaaatacatttaaactcagtttttcacaattcatgacatttaatcccagtaaaaaatccctgttttaggtcagttaggatcaccactttattttaagaatgtgaaatgtcagaataatagttgagagaatgatttatttcatattttatttcttccatcacattcccagtgggtcagaagtttacatacactcaattagtatttggtagcattgcctttaaattgtttaacttgggtcaaacgtttcgggtagccttccacaagcttcccacaataagttgggtgaattttggcccattcctcctgacagagctggtgtaactgagtcaggtttgtaggcctccttgctcgcacacgctttttcagttctgcccacaaattttctttaggattgacgtcagggctttgtgatggccactccaatatcttgactttgttgtccttaagccattttgccacaactttggaagaatgcttggggtcgtcgtccatttggaagacccatttgcgaccaagctttaacttcctgactgatgtcttgagatgttgcttcaatatatccacataattttccatcctcatgatgtcatcttttgtgaagtgcaccaatccctcctgcagcaaagcaccctcacaacatgatgctgccacccccgtgcttcacggttgggatggtgttcttcggcttgcaagcatcccccttttttctccaaacataacgatggtcattatggccaaaccattctatttttgtttcatcagaccagagatcatttctccaaaaagtacgatctttgtccgcatgggcagttgcaaactgtagtctggcttttttatagcggttttggagcagtggctccttccttgctgagctgcctttcaggttatgtcgatataggactcgttttactgtggatattgatacttttgtacctgtttcctccagcatcttcacaaggtattttgctgttgttctgggattgatttgcacttttcacaccaaagtacgttcatctctaggagacagaacgcgtctccttcctgagcggtatgatggctgcgtggtcccatggtgtttatacttgcgtactattgtacagatgaacgtggtaccttcaggcgttttgaaattgctcccaaggatgaaccagacttgtggatgtctaccattcttttctgaggtcttggctgatttcttttgattttcccatgatatcaagcaaagtggcactgagtttgaaggtaggccttgaaatacatccacaggtacacctccgatttactcaaatgatgtcaattagcctatcagaagcttctaaagccatgacatcattttctggcgcagtcaacttagtgcttgtaaacttctgacccactggaattgtgaattctaagtgaaataatctgtctgtaaacaattgttggaaaaatgacttgtgtctgaaccgacttgccaaaactatagtttgttaacaataaatttgtggagtggttgaaacatgttttaatgactccaacctaagtttatgtaaacttctgacttcaactgtaagtcacTGACTATTTTCATTGACTGTGTCCTCTGTGTTTCAGGTGTACCTAGAAATCTTCGTAATGATCTGTTGGTCGCTGCAGATTCAATCACAAACACCATGTCATCACTCGTCAAAGAACTCCACTCAGGTTAGTTGAGAGGGACATGACTGCTATGTTGCCTGTGATTGGTTGCTAACTCTCTGGGACTGATTTATATTCTCTTTAATAAAGTAGATGATGCTGCAGAGGATGAGGACAATCAGATGAGGAACGGAGGCCTAAGGAGCAGGGCAGAGGATGAGGACAATCAGATGAGGAACGGAGGCCTAAGGAGCAGGGCAGAGGATGAGGACAATCAGATGAGGAACGGAGGCCTAAGGAGCAGGGCAGAGGATgaggacaaccaggtgaggaacAGAGGCCTAAGGAGCAGGGCAGAGGATgaggacaaccaggtgaggaacGGAGGCCTAAGGAGCAGGGCAGAGGATGAGGACAATCAGATGAGGAACGGAGGCCTAAGGAGCAGGGCAGAGGATGAGGACAATCAGATGAGGAACGGAGGCCTAAGGAGCAGGGCAGAGGATGAGGACAATCAGATGAGGAACGGAGGCCTAAGGAGCAGGGCAGAGGATgaggacaaccaggtgaggaacAGAGGcctaagagagaggggggaggaagccTTGGCTCACTATTATCTTATTAACACCGGTTTTTTTTTCTGTATCAAGCTGTTTGCGATTTTAAGTAGTCCTTTCTTTGAAACAACATTCCAGAATTCTaattgtttggacacacctacccattcaagggtttttctttcatttatatcaaaactacaaaataacacacatgcaatcatgtagtaaccaaagaagtgttaagctaatcaaaatctattttatattttgatttttcagatgacagctttgcacacgcttggcattctttcaaccagcttcacctggaatgcttttccaacagtcttgaaggagttcccacatatgccgagcacttgttggctgcttcactctgcggtccaactcatcccaaaccatctcagttgggttgaggtcgggtgattgtggatgctaggtcatctgatgcagcaccatcactctccttcttggtcaaatagcccttacacagcctggaggtgtgttgggtcattgtcctgttgaaaaataaatgatagtcccactaagcgcaaaccagatgggatggcgtatcgctgcagaatgctgtggtagccatgctggttaagtgtgccttgaattctaaataaatcactgacagtgtcaccagcaaagcaccaccacacctcctcatccatgtttcactgtgggaaccacagaTGCAgaaataatccgttcacctactctgcatctcacaaagacatggcggttggaacccaaaatcgcaaatttggactcatcagaccaaacgacagatttccacctgtctaatgtccattgcttgtgtttcttggcccaaggaattctcttcttattattggtgtcctttagtagtggtttctatgcAGTAATTcgaaccatgaaggcctgattcacacagtctcctcagttgatgttgagatgtgtctgttacttgaactctgtgaagcatttatttggccttcactttctgaggctggtaactctaatgaacttatcctctgcagcagaggtaactctgggt
Protein-coding regions in this window:
- the LOC120038708 gene encoding dystrobrevin beta-like — translated: CPPTDLSFNSDANKQQRQLIAELENKNREILQEIQRLRLEHEQASQPTPEKAQQNPTLLAELRLLRHRKDELERRMSALQESRRELMVQLEGLMRLLKAQTGGSTHSSPSHGAGCSMPMPIRSTSAGSTPTHTPQDCLAGVGGDVLEAFTQGVPRNLRNDLLVAADSITNTMSSLVKELHSVDDAAEDEDNQMRNGGLRSRAEDEDNQMRNGGLRSRAEDEDNQMRNGGLRSRAEDEDNQVRNRGLRSRAEDEDNQVRNGGLRSRAEDEDNQMRNGGLRSRAEDEDNQMRNGGLRSRAEDEDNQMRNGGLRSRAEDEDNQAQ